Proteins encoded within one genomic window of Oncorhynchus mykiss isolate Arlee chromosome 27, USDA_OmykA_1.1, whole genome shotgun sequence:
- the LOC110507228 gene encoding extracellular calcium-sensing receptor-like has protein sequence MEPGAMPLLELVLLVLLLVIGEGEPVCRLQGRAELPELAKDGDLVIGGIFTFQTEYDGRVPNFQSLPDPPRCKNMNFREFQFAQTLIFAIEEINRNPAILPNHTLGYNIYNACGYDNILKSGLALASGQEKFIDEGNCTKTDMAQAVLGHSASTPTIGLARIIGRFRIPVISHFATCACLSNRKEFPSFFRTIPSDFYQSRALAKLVKHFGWSWVGAISSDNDYGNRGIATFMISAQEEGVCIEYSEAFEQTGPRHELLRIVEIIKQSSSKVIMAFMTHREIKVLASELYRHNITGLQWLGSDAWITDPSLTAIEGHSALVGAIGFTVTRAHIPGLGKHLRDVHPSHFPNSMFLRDFWEIVFDCSLNVTTEPKRKPCNGSESLRDVQNTFTDVSKLTFTNNVYKSVYAVAHALHNLLTCEESQGPFSNGSCAQPTRIQPWQLLHYLQSVNFTTGEDERVFFDSNGDSPARYELVNLQSATSGTMEVATVGFYASSLTGDHQFTMNNVSVVWGGNSETVPVSVCSESCPPGTRKAVQKGKPVCCYDCVPCSGGEISNTTDSVKCMKCPVQYWSNGRGDRCVIKEIEFLSYTELMGVILLLFCLIGVCLTIIIATIFFQFRDTPIVRANNSELSFLLLFSLTLCFLCSLTFIGRPSEWSCMLRHTAFGITFVLCISCVLGKTIVVLMAFRATLPASNVMKWFGPTQQRLSVLAFTLIQVLICVLWLTVSPPFPYKNMKTYKEKIILECDVGSAIGFWAVLGYIGLLALLCFVLAFLARKLPDNFNEAKFITFSMLIFCAVWITFIPAYVSSPGKFTVAVEIFAILASSYGMLFCIFLPKCFIILLRPKENTKKHMMGKTNDVRY, from the exons ATGGAGCCAGGAGCCATGCCACTGCTGGAGCTTGTCCTGTTGGTGCTGCTGTTGGTGATAGGGGAGGGAGAACCTGTGTGCAGGCtgcagggcagggcagagctGCCAGAGCTGGCCAAGGACGGGGACCTTGTCATCGGAGGCATCTTCACCTTCCAGACGGAGTACGACGGCAGGGTACCCAACTTCCAGAGTTTACCAGACCCACCAAGGTGTAAGAA TATGAATTTCAGAGAATTCCAATTTGCACAAACACTTATATTTGCAATTGAAGAAATCAATCGAAATCCGGCAATTCTCCCAAACCATACTCTGGGCTACAACATCTACAATGCGTGTGGATACGACAACATCTTGAAGTCTGGTTTGGCTTTAGCCAGTGGCCAGGAGAAATTTATCGATGAAGGGAACTGCACCAAGACAGACATGGCTCAGGCTGTCTTAGGCCACTCTGCTTCGACACCAACAATCGGATTGGCCCGAATCATCGGAAGGTTTCGTATACCAGTA ATCAGCCACTTTGCCACCTGTGCTTGTCTGAGTAACAGAAAGGAGTTCCCCTCCTTCTTCAGAACCATCCCCAGTGACTTCTACCAGAGTAGAGCCCTGGCAAAGCTGGTCAAACACTTTGGCTGGAGCTGGGTGGGGGCTATAAGCAGTGATAATGACTATGGGAATAGAGGCATAGCCACCTTTATGATATCTGCACAGGAGGAGGGAGTGTGTATAGAATACTCTGAGGCATTTGAGCAGACAGGTCCCCGCCATGAGCTTCTCAGGATAGTGGAGATTATtaaacagtccagttcaaaggtCATCATGGCCTTCATGACCCACAGGGAGATCAAGGTTCTGGCGAGTGAGCTCTACAGGCACAATATCACAGGACTACAGTGGCTCGGCAGTGATGCCTGGATCACAGACCCTTCTCTCACTGCCATCGAGGGTCACAGCGCCCTTGTGGGCGCCATAGGCTTCACGGTGACCAGGGCTCACATCCCTGGGCTTGGAAAGCATCTGAGGGATGTCCACCCCTCTCACTTCCCCAACAGCATGTTTCTCAGGGATTTCTGGGAGATTGTGTTTGACTGCTCTCTCAATGTGACCACAGAACCTAAGAGGAAGCCATGCAACGGGTCAGAGAGTTTAAGAGACGTGCAGAACACATTCACAGATGTGTCCAAGCTGACATTCACTAATAACGTGTATAAGTCTGTGTATGCTGTAGCTCACGCCCTCCACAACCTGTTGACATGTGAGGAGAGTCAGGGCCCCTTCTCTAATGGGAGCTGTGCTCAACCTACACGCATTCAGCCATGGCAG CTGTTGCACTATCTGCAGTCTGTCAATTTCACAACGGGAGAGGACGAGAGAGTCTTTTTTGACAGCAATGGAGATTCCCCAGCCAGATATGAACTTGTTAATTTACAAAGTGCCACATCGGGAACCATGGAAGTGGCCACAGTCGGTTTCTATGCCTCGTCTTTGACTGGAGACCACCAGTTCACTATGAACAACGTTAGCGTTGTATGGGGAGGAAATAGTGAGACG gtACCTGTGTCAGTGTGCAGTGAGAGCTGTCCCCCAGGCACTCGTAAGGCTGTACAGAAAGGAAAACCTGTATGCTGTTATGACTGTGTCCCATGTTCAGGTGGCGAGATCAGCAACACTACAG ATTCAGTCAAGTGCATGAAGTGCCCGGTCCAATACTGGTCCAATGGGAGAGGGGATAGATGTGTCATAAAAGAGATTGAATTCCTGTCCTACACTGAGCTCATGGGGGTCATTTTACTTCTGTTTTGTTTGATTGGAGTTTGTTTAACTATTATTATAGCAACAATTTTTTTCCAATTCCGGGACACCCCCATCGTCAGGGCCAACAACTCCGAGCTGAGCTTCCTGCTGCTCTTCTCCTTGACTCTGTGTTTTCTGTGTTCTCTTACTTTCATCGGCCGGCCCTCTGAGTGGTCCTGTATGCTGCGTCACACAGCGTTTGGGATCACCTTCGTCCTCTGCATCTCTTGTGTTCTGGGGAAAACAATAGTGGTGTTGATGGCCTTCAGGGCTACACTTCCAGCCAGTAATGTCATGAAATGGTTTGGTCCTACACAGCAGAGACTCAGTGTTCTGGCTTTCACTCTCATACAGGTCCTGATCTGTGTACTTTGGTTAACAGTCTCCCCCCCTTTCCCCTACAAGAACATGAAGACCTATAAGGAAAAGATCATTCTAGAGTGTGATGTGGGTTCAGCTATTGGTTTCTGGGCTGTGTTGGGGTATATAGGACTGCTGGCTCTCTTGTGCTTTGTGCTGGCTTTTCTGGCTCGAAAGCTGCCTGATAATTTCAATGAGGCCAAATTTATCACATTCAGCATGCTCATATTCTGTGCAGTCTGGATCACCTTTATCCCAGCTTATGTCAGCTCTCCTGGGAAGTTCACAGTAGCTGTGGAGATCTTTGCTATTCTGGCCTCTAGTTATGGAATGCTATTTTGTATCTTTCTTCCTAAATGTTTCATTATATTGCTGAGACCAAAGGAAAACACCAAAAAACATATGATGGGGAAGACCAACGATGTACGTTACTAA
- the LOC110508047 gene encoding extracellular calcium-sensing receptor-like produces the protein MAAPAPICSLLGQPALPLLSAEGDINIGAVFPLHRNALFKVHSFTSRPEKTPCISINQREFQFAQTLIFALEEINNSSDLLPGLSLGYQVYDSCSYAPLAIHSALALMNSPGPEDSLGNPSSCSRSPAVLGIVGESSSTSTIGISSLVGPFNIPVISHFATCACLSNKKKFPSFFRTIPSDFYQSRALAKLVKHFGWNWVGVVNSNNDYGNNGMATFVEAAWHEGVCVEYQESIHRTDPREKLLDVVKVIRRATARVVVLFMGLGDIIPLMNEMALEGDPGLQWVGSESWITARLLAENKAYGFLRGAVGFAIRNARLDGLEGFLDKVHPSQAPDNTLLREFWETVFQCSFEGGSSTLCTGTESLAKLKNQYTDMSELRIPNKVYTAVYAIAHALHNLLTDLKNDTDSGKRPVYTPQQVLQYLKEVRFRVKTGEEIWFDDNGDVVACYDLVNWQQEEDGTLQFHVVGLYDSSMPPEQRITFNKGKLVWVGGQAEAPASVCSASCPTGTRKAVQKGKPVCCYDCVPCAEGEISNITDSNGCYRCDLEYWSNEKRDLCVLKPVEFLSYEEMMGIVLVFFSLLGSGVTTLVAVVFSIHKDTPIVRANNSELSFLLLFFLTLCFLCSLTFIGRPSEWSCSLRHTAFGITFVLCMSCVLGKTIVVLMAFRATLPASNIMKWFGPPQQRLSVLAFTLIQVLICVLWLTVSPPFPYKNMKTYKEKVILECDVGSAIGFWAVLGYIGLLALLCFVLAFLARKLPDNFNEAKFITFSMLIFCAVWITFIPAYVSSPGKFTVAVEIFAILASSFGLLFCIFAPKCFIILLRPEQNTKKHMMGKTSNDTRY, from the exons ATGGCTGCTCCTGCACCAATCTGCTCTCTGCTGGGCCAACCCGCTCTGCCTCTCCTGTCTGCCGAGGGGGACATCAACATTGGGGCAGTGTTCCCTCTACATAGGAATGCCCTCTTCAAGGTCCATTCATTCACCTCCAGACCAGAGAAAACACCCTGTATCAG TATCAACCAACGTGAGTTCCAGTTTGCACAGACCCTGATCTTTGCCCTGGAGGAAATCAACAACAGCAGTGATCTGCTCCCAGGGCTGTCTCTGGGTTACCAGGTCTATGACTCCTGTAGCTATGCCCCCCTGGCCATCCACTCAGCCCTAGCCCTGATGAACAGCCCTGGGCCTGAGGACAGCCTGGGAAACCCTTCCTCCTGTTCCAGATCTCCAGCCGTGTTGGGTATTGTAGGGGAGTCAAGCTCCACATCCACCATTGGAATATCATCCCTGGTCGGACCATTCAACATCCCTGTG ATCAGCCACTTTGCCACCTGTGCTTGTCTGAGTAACAAAAAAAAGTTCCCCTCCTTCTTCAGAACCATCCCCAGTGACTTCTACCAGAGCAGAGCCCTGGCAAAGCTGGTCAAACACTTTGGATGGAACTGGGTGGGAGTGGTGAACAGCAACAATGACTATGGAAACAACGGCATGGCCACATTCGTGGAGGCAGCGTGGCATGAAGGGGTCTGTGTAGAGTACCAAGAGTCCATCCACCGCACAGACCCCAGAGAGAAGCTCCTGGATGTCGTCAAGGTCATCCGGAGGGCCACAGCCAGGGTGGTGGTACTGTTCATGGGCTTGGGGGACATCATCCCCCTGATGAATGAGATGGCCCTGGAGGGAGACCCAGGGCTTCAGTGGGTGGGCAGCGAGTCCTGGATCACAGCCAGACTGCTGGCGGAGAACAAGGCCTACGGCTTCCTGAGGGGAGCGGTTGGCTTTGCCATCAGGAATGCCAGGCTGGATGGTCTGGAGGGGTTCCTAGACAAGGTGCACCCCTCCCAGGCTCCAGACAACACCCTGCTCAGGGAGTTCTGGGAGACTGTGTTCCAGTGCTCCTTCGAGGGGGGCAGCAGCACGCTTTGCACAGGAACAGAGAGCTTAGCAAAGCTGAAGAACCAATACACTGACATGTCAGAGCTGAGAATACCCAATAAAGTATACACAGCTGTATATGCGATTGCACACGCTCTGCATAATCTACTGACAGACTTAAAGAATGACACAGACAGCGGCAAAAGACCAGTCTACACACCACAGCAG GTGCTACAGTACCTGAAGGAGGTGAGGTTTAGagtaaagacaggagaggagatctGGTTTGATGATAACGGAGATGTGGTGGCGTGCTACGACCTAGTGAActggcagcaggaggaggatgGGACCCTGCAGTTCCATGTTGTGGGGCTGTATGATTCCTCGATGCCCCCTGAACAGCGCATTACCTTCAACAAGGGAAAACTGGTCTGGGTAGGGGGCCAGGCAGAG GCACCTGCATCAGTGTGCAGTGCGAGCTGTCCCACAGGCACTCGTAAGGCTGTGCAGAAAGGAAAGCCTGTATGCTGTTATGACTGTGTACCATGTGCGGAGGGAGAGATCAGTAATATCACAG ATTCTAACGGCTGCTATCGATGTGACTTGGAGTATTGGTCCAATGAAAAAAGGGACCTCTGTGTGTTGAAACCAGTTGAATTCCTCTCCTATGAAGAAATGATGGGCATAGTTCTGGTGTTTTTCTCCTTACTGGGGTCCGGTGTTACTACTCTGGTAGCTGTTGTGTTTTCAATTCATAAGGACACCCCCATCGTCAGGGCCAACAACTCTGAGCTGAGCTTCCTGCTGCTCTTCTTCTTGACTCTGTGTTTTCTGTGTTCTCTTACTTTCATTGGCCGGCCCTCTGAGTGGTCCTGTTCACTGCGCCACACAGCGTTTGGGATCACCTTCGTCCTCTGCATGTCTTGTGTTCTGGGGAAAACAATAGTTGTGTTGATGGCCTTCAGGGCTACACTTCCAGCCAGTAATATCATGAAATGGTTTGGTCCTCCACAGCAGAGACTCAGTGTTCTGGCTTTCACTCTAATACAGGTCCTGATCTGTGTTCTTTGGTTAACAgtctcccctcctttcccctaCAAGAACATGAAGACCTATAAGGAAAAGGTCATTCTAGAGTGTGATGTGGGTTCAGCTATTGGTTTCTGGGCTGTGTTGGGGTATATAGGACTGCTGGCTCTCTTGTGCTTTGTGCTGGCTTTTCTGGCTCGAAAGCTTCCTGATAATTTCAATGAGGCCAAATTCATCACCTTCAGCATGCTCATATTCTGTGCAGTCTGGATCACCTTTATCCCAGCTTATGTCAGCTCTCCTGGGAAGTTCACTGTAGCTGTGGAGATATTTGCTATTTTGGCCTCCAGTTTTGGTTTACTTTTCTGCATTTTTGCTCCTAAATGTTTCATTATATTGCTGAGGCCAGAGCAAAACACCAAGAAACATATGATGGGGAAGACATCCAATGATACACGATATTAA